A genomic stretch from Vanrija pseudolonga chromosome 6, complete sequence includes:
- the YND1 gene encoding Golgi apyrase, translating into MAPSISSLTTHYALVIDAGSSGSRMQIYSWRDPGLERDEIVSEVKEARAAGAGKGSGIETSKTWWWWDSIKGKGKASAADMERRALRRLVRVGKGVEGDGWVKRVEPGISTVAPEDIPGYLQPLMQHALDHIPPSQLSSTPIFVLATAGMRLLNPEAQNAILQATCDTLKKDYPFKLNEASSAGPCGDSVRIISGEEEGIWGWVAVNYLMDGFGHAPELAHAQGAVGHDHLLPLAPLASAPPGSKDSVTPVDISHHSPTFGFLDMGGASTQLAFSPSAEELEHSRFPKSDLATVSLRLLSGELVEWPVFAASWLGFGTNQVRGRYVDATVEQWRTDFKANGVDPARTDPIADPCLPTGLIVPSPDPTKHPDFIGTGSFSECLTSLKPLLSHDKPCPAKHCLFGGLATPHIDFHRSDQRGFIGISEYWYTAQQVLGLGGVWDWAEWERGMSGFCAQNWEEIETKVKSGQGWRGEQIEINRLQMQCFKGAWISNVLHEGIGIPRLVDKGGSDTLTGGDLGDTNAEAERRAKEKGLFNKPKPHFQSMDEVDETAISWTLGKVVIEASRSVSALSPHNRFQALQATVTDLGPAVWAYVVVAAILLTLAFNAVRRRTRNTFRSRKSSSAGLNGRPLTSSSWVPWSSGTATPELYALEEGSGNLGALGFEGKPRVPSGSGRLRLWSRRFTQMLRRSSSYSGHETPRKPTRHASMPVSGSYSPGLGWGSQPPSPREASGSSSAFFTPGLARSSLASASTRSLSGMEHAPASGGTATPTSPPRANGRSKSGPGRPRAVRSTSNGLLEPHGGGGGWNDPPMALFTPAPSNPYESASSGDEYSTKPASGVLTPTAGPGGEHALSRNSSRVNLTEMGQGLAQRTANRGNNTPQKAGDGGP; encoded by the exons ATGGCCCCCTCCATCTCCTCCCTGACCACCCACTATGCGCTCGTCATCGACGCCGGCTCGTCCGGCTCGCGCATGCAGATCTACTCCTGGCGCGACCCGGGcctcgagcgagatgagATTGTCTCagaggtcaaggaggccaGAGCTGCAGGCGCGGGCAAGGGCAGCGGCATCGAGACCTCCAAGacttggtggtggtgggacAGCAtaaagggcaagggcaaggccagcgcggcggatatggaacgccgcgcgctccgccgcctggtccgtgtcggcaagggcgtcgagggtgaCGGCTGGGtcaagcgcgtcgagccag GCATCTCGACGGTCGCGCCAGAGGATATCCCAGGATACCTCCAGCCATTGATGCAGCACGCGCTCGATCACATCCCGCCCTCACAGCTATCGTCAACGCCAATCTTcgtgctcgcgacggcgggcaTGCGACTCCTCAACCCAGAGGCTCAGAATGCGATCCTGCAAGCGACGTGCGATACACTGAAGAAGGACTACCCCTTCAAGCTAAATGAGGCGTCATCTGCCGGACCATGTGGCGACAGCGTGCGCATCATctcgggcgaggaggagggcatcTGGGGCTGGGTGGCCGTAAACTACCTCATGGACGGGTTTGGGCACGCGCCAGAACTAGCCCATGCCCAAGGAGCCGTGGGCCACGACCATCTCCTGcccctcgctccgctcgcctcggcgccgccgggaAGCAAGGACTCGGTCACCCCAGTGGACATTAGCCACCACTCGCCGACGTTTGGTTTCCTGGACATGGGCGGCGCATCGACGCAACTCGCTTTCTCACCGTCGGCGGAAGAGCTCGAGCACTCCCGCTTCCCGAAGTCGGACCTCGCGACCGTGTCGCTGCGCCTGCTCTCAGGGGAGCTCGTGGAATGGCCGGTGTTTGCAGCCTCGTGGCTCGGTTTCGGAACAAACCAGGTTCGAGGGCGGTATGTCGATGCCACTGTCGAGCAGTGGAGGACCGACTTCAAGGCAAACGGTGTGGACCCAGCAAGAACAGACCCTATCGCCGACCCATGTCTACCAACTGGGCTCATTGTGCCGTCGCCCGACCCCACCAAACACCCCGACTTTATCGGCACCGGTTCGTTCTCGGAATGTCTAACGTCATTGAAACCATTGCTGTCGCACGACAAGCCGTGTCCAGCAAAGCACTGCTTGTTTGGCGGCCTGGCGACACCCCACATCGACTTCCACCGCAGCGATCAGCGAGGGTTCATCGGCATCTCAGAGTACTGGTACACTGCGCAGCAGGTGCTAGGCCTTGGCGGTGTGTGGGACTGGGCTGAATGGGAGCGGGGAATGAGCGGGTTCTGCGCACAGAACTGGGAGGAGATTGAGACCAAGGTCAAGAGCGGGCAGGGCTGGCGCGGAGAGCAG ATCGAAATCAACCGCCTCCAGATGCAGTGCTTCAAGGGTGCGTGGATCTCCAATGTCCTGCACGAAGGCATCGGCATCCCCCGCCTAGTCGACAAGGGAGGCAGCGATACCCTCACTGGAGGTGACCTGGGTGACaccaacgccgaggcggaaAGAAGAGCAAAGGAGAAGGGCCTGTTCAACAAACCCAAACCCCACTTCCAGTCCatggacgaggtggacgagacGGCCATCTCATGGACACTGGGCAAGGTTGTCATCGAGGCGAGCCGGTCCGTCAGCGCGCTGAGCCCGCACAACCGCTTCCAGGCGCTGCAGGCGACcgtcaccgacctcggcccagcAGTCTGGGCCTACGTCGTGGTCGCGGCCATCCTCCTCACGCTGGCCTTCAacgcggtgcggcggcgcacgcggAATACGTTCCGTTCGCGCAAGTCGAGCTCTGCTGGGCTCAACGGCCGACCTctcaccagcagcagctgggtGCCGTGGTCGAGCGGCACGGCCACGCCCGAGCTgtacgcgctcgaggagggcagcggcaaccTCGGCGCACTCGGGTTCGAGGGCAAGCCGCGCGTACCCTCCGGCTCCGGGCGACTACGCCTCTGGTCCCGCCGCTTCACGCAGATGCTGCGCCGTAGCTCCAGCTACAGCGGGCACGAGACGCCGCGCAAGCCGACAAGACACGCCAGCATGCCCGTTAGTGGCTCGTACTCGCCCGGCCTGGGGTGGGGATCGCAGCCCCCGAGTCCGCGCGAGGCGTCGGGCTCATCCTCTGCATTCTTTACCCCTGGGCTtgcgcgctcgtcgctcgcgtcaGCCTCCACGCGATCATTATCAGGCATGGAACATGCTCCGGCGTCTGGCGGCACAGCGACCCCGACCAGTCCACCACGCGCAAACGGCAGATCCAAGTCGGGCCCTGGACGACCACGCGCCGTACGCAGCACGAGCAATGGCCTGCTTGAGCCTcatggtggcggcggcggatggAACGATCCCCCAATGGCGCTCTTTACGCCAGCGCCGTCTAATCCGTACGAGAGTGCAAGCAGCGGCGATGAATACTCGACCAAGCCTGCCAGCGGCGTGCTCACGCCGACTGCTGGACCAGGAGGCGAGCACGCCCTCTCGCGCAACTCGAGCCGCGTCAACCTCACGGAGATGGGCCAGGGGCTCGCCCAGCGCACAGCCAATCGCGGCAACAACACGCCACAAAaggctggcgacggcggccctTAG